Proteins encoded within one genomic window of Cellulomonas xiejunii:
- a CDS encoding NUDIX domain-containing protein — MSDDLLVDVPRERDVVEHRLLHDGRVWDLVSDTVRLDDGDVVREYVDHPGAVAVIALDDDDRVLLLAQYRHPARHVLWEPPAGLLDVENEELVVAAARELAEEADLVAGRWWRLVEFFSSPGGSDERITVFLARDLTPVPEADRYVRGEEEADMVPVWVPLDDAVAGVMAGRLHCPTTVTGVLAAAAARATGWSGLVEVTPS; from the coding sequence GTGAGCGACGACCTGCTCGTCGACGTCCCGCGTGAGCGGGACGTCGTGGAGCACCGGCTGCTGCACGACGGGCGGGTCTGGGACCTGGTGTCCGACACGGTACGGCTCGACGACGGCGACGTCGTGCGGGAGTACGTCGACCACCCGGGGGCGGTCGCGGTGATCGCCCTCGACGACGACGACCGCGTGCTCCTGCTCGCGCAGTACCGCCACCCCGCGCGGCACGTCCTGTGGGAGCCACCTGCAGGGCTGCTGGACGTGGAGAACGAGGAGCTCGTCGTGGCAGCGGCGCGCGAGCTCGCCGAGGAGGCCGACCTCGTCGCGGGACGGTGGTGGCGCCTCGTGGAGTTCTTCAGCTCGCCCGGCGGCTCCGACGAGCGCATCACGGTCTTCCTCGCGCGGGACCTGACGCCCGTGCCGGAGGCCGACCGCTACGTGCGCGGCGAGGAGGAGGCGGACATGGTGCCCGTGTGGGTGCCGCTCGACGACGCCGTGGCCGGTGTGATGGCCGGCCGACTGCACTGCCCGACGACCGTGACCGGTGTGCTGGCGGCCGCTGCTGCACGTGCCACGGGCTGGTCCGGCCTCGTGGAGGTCACACCGTCGTGA